Part of the Bombus huntii isolate Logan2020A chromosome 10, iyBomHunt1.1, whole genome shotgun sequence genome, aatacatatattactcTAATATTACTGATTGCCTGTATATGAAGtttctaatttaaaaaatgatgtCTATATTACAGTATCAAACAAATTTGTAGAATGCTAACTTTACACAAAGATGCAATATATATTAGATAGATAGGTTGTTTTCGTTTTTAGAGGACGTGTGAGGTTATGAGTGATTAAAGGAACATCAACAAAataatgttaattaaattttgattaacattggaattaaaaaatcattaattcaataatttataattattattacttttattattcaataatCTTATATTTACAATCTGTTGgtcaatttttatgtaaaataaagtAGAACCTGTCTTTAAACTTCTTACtaagatgaaataaaagtatttatattccatcaatttattttgaatattaaatgTATGCTCAGTCAGGTATCGGCAgcgtattaaaatatttcaatgcaTTAATTGCACaagaattttctaaattatacAAAGGATGAATTATTTTCACTAAATTTAAATTAGGCGATCCAATGATCAATGGCAATGGAGAATTCTGTGCAATTGACAATCCACTAAGTGCATAACATGTATGATATACATCTTGACttctgaaataaatataataatttataaaattgctttTACAATAAGTAATAGCAGTGTTTCATACTTTCCAGGCTTGTCTACAAGACTCCCATGAGGATGTTGGCAGCAGATTAGTAAATATTCTTGTAAGGCCTCTTGATTAAACAACCAATATGCGGAATTAAACACTTTGTTCTCCATACTTAAAATTGTATGAATCAGTGGAAAGGCTCCACCTTGCCAAAATGAATAACAGCCATCTACTAGTTTCTCTGTGCGCCCCTGGAATCCACCTTCCAAACGCATTTGTTTGTTTACTATCCACCtctgaaaataaatagatatgAAGAATGGCTTTTTTAATGTATacgtattataaaattcaCTATATCAGCTGAATACCAGAAATGATTTCAAACAACAGAAGTGAGGTTTTCCAAGAAGCATAAGTGCTGCTAACCCACAAAATCCATATCCTCCATGAGCTTCCATACCAGGAGAACCACCAAAACCACCTTCCCATGTTTGACATTTAGCTATccaactttcacttcccttaAATATTTCAGGAGTATATACATTTGTCAGTTTTGCTACAGAAAGAGCACAATATATTCCTCTTATATCTGTTTCTCCATCTTTATGTAGACTGAAAGAACCATCTTCTCCATGTAAAGATgctaaaaattgtttaagtCCTTTTCTAAAATCAATACACAAAATCTTACaaatggaatttttaaatcaaaatCTCTTAAAATGTGTACTTTCGATCACTTCTTTTATGTATATACCTATCAATTACTTGATAAGCTTGCGGAGTACCAATAGTACATAAAGCATTTATTGCTGCATATGTAGAGGCTAAATGAGGATGCTGCCCTGGACCTCCTCCAAAGCCTCCTTCTGGTGATTGACATTTGGCCAAAAAAccaataatttttgaatattcatCATATTCTAAACGTTCTCCTAGGATTTGAAGAGAATGTAGACTCCAATAACAGAGCCATGGTCTGCTAGAATCTAAACactacaaaaaaatatatataacaattttaaGTATAATTAAAACATAGATTGCTAATAAATACAATCTAGATATTCTTACCTGGTAAGCTTCAGTAAGATGAAACAAAGATTTTTTTAAGAACTGAATATGTTTCTGTCTTGCTAAAACAGGTTCATtacttaatttatataatttcagtATATCATTTTCAACACGATCCTAAACTCAAAACATTAAGGAATATTAACAatacagaaaaagaaaggtaTATCTGGTAggtaattaatttattgatattgAAAGCATACTTGTCGTATTGAACTTGTTGTTTGATATCCTTCATCATCCtgtttttgttttaatatctCGGCATAAGTTCTAATGTGTGGTTCATCACGTTCACTAATTTTTGAATTCCACATGATCTATTAAACACGTGGATATATTGTATTAAcaattgaaagaaataaatcatgtattaaaataaagatatatatataaaacgaaGATTGTACTACGAGATTTTAAAGGAAAGACGGAAAAAAGATGGGTCTTTTGTCATCGctttaaatgataaaattctGCTTCTTAGTAAAACTTTGAATTTCAAGTAAAATTTCTTCGAATTGAATAATGTTGTAAGGGTTATATCACTTTCACGTTgattgtataataattacttCAAGACTCAAGACAAGGAGAAGGTTAAAATTTGTCTGACAGTAACTAATTAGAAGTTGCACCAGATACGTAAATGATTAAAATGTAAGAAGAAAGCTTTAGTTATTAAACTTGTCGTGTGATGGTGCGCTTTGTCTCTAGGAGAATTAACCTATTCGAACATTTCTtcttaatttgtaatttttatacaagtaAAAATGTCAGGAGcatttttgttataaaatattatttacacgtatattgCTAGATTGATATTATTGcgcaataaaaagaaaaataacacgTGGTGTTTAACACATATCGTGAActgcaataataataatgtatattattacagatactaattttttatcaaaaaattttgttattcatACATTTTACGACGAAAGGACTTGTTTTTGCTGGAATCAAGATAAACTTATAATATTTCCATATACAAATAATGAGTACGTATCTGTTAAAGTATTAACAGCTCCAGCTCCAATAAAAACTATACAATGTTTTACTGGccgaatttttttaatttgcatTCCACACGGCGTTTACAAACTTTCAAGGGACCGAGAATTTGCTGTTCTAAGTAAAAATGCAATTGGAATGGGTACTGTTTTTCATGAAGTATTGATACCTAGAAATGAGTATCTTTATTTAGATAATAAGCgagaaatgacaaataaacTGCTATTTAAGCTTTCTTCTCAAGAAACTAATCCCAGTCAACTTTATGTTTATTCATTAAATGCGGATGGCGTTGtggaatattttatgaaaactTTAACAAATAATGATTCTACTGTAAAAAATTTATGCATAATTGCAGATGGACTAAAACTTTTAATGCTAAtcaatgaaaatgtaaaaataatgcATAGCAGTATTTATTCCATTAGTAATATAATACCTGTACGAAAGAGTTCCAAAATTGCAGCATTACTTCTTActacaaatacaaatattattttaatgcaTTCAAAAGATAATGTGCTtgtttttgaaacaatttatataaaaacacAGATACAAGCCATTTGCGCTGGTTTTAGCCAATCCCTAGAAGATATATTATGGATTGTTTATTCACATGAATCTAAATTACATTATGTAAAGAAGCAATTACtaattgataatatttatcaaGTAAAAGTTGAAGATAAAAGCTTTGTTTGTTTACAATCATATGACTCTAATATAATCTTAGGTTTGACAGAAGATAATCAGTTAGTAGAGTTTCCTATAAGTACAGTAGAAAGAACATTGTCAACGGAAAACAATACTTTTATTAATCTTCACTCCAGTATGTTAGATGGTGTGTCACTTATAATGGATAAGATTTATAAAGGTACTCAAGAATTAcaaactttaaatgaaatattaacaGCAGAAAAGGATAAAttaagaagaataaatttatatgCACATAAAGACAAGATACAGTTATGCCCAAAAATGATGATAAATTACATAGCAAATCGGATATTTTTATCAGCAAATTTTCACGATGTCCTGCCAAAAAATAGTTGGGTCGTCCTTAATGTAAAATTGGGATATCAAAATCTGTTTTGTATGAAGAAAATAGTAGGTCGGGAGACTATAGCTGATATTTATATACCTGAAAATTCAATGGCAGATACATCACAAATTGCAATAGATTTAATAGCTTTTAGAGATAAAAAATATCCTTGGTGTCTAATAAGAAATTATGTAATCAGTGATTATttggaaagaagaaagaagaaaaagagattgAATGtcgattttataaattctaaaattgCCATACTTAAAACTTGTATACAAGAAGGAAAcattaatatgaaaaaattatctgAAGTTAAGAAAAGTCTAAGAAAAGAACTTAgtgatatataaattttaacaacATACAAACGAACggattttttttaaatttgatatttacgttatatttttataatataaatttatataagaaaTAGGAGTTGAATATATAGGAATCCAACAAAAAAAATCGAATGCATTTGAAAACAAAACTGTATCTTTATTTTGCggatataataatatgttgATAAATATCTGACTCTTTTTTTGGATACACATTTTTATCGACATGCTTTTTAtcaattctataattatacaatatagATTATACAATGTTGCTGAAACTATGTGCAATGTGCAGTTCCCTGCTATACACCAATACAGAGCATTTTGGTTTAGTATTAATGTGTATGCCTTTTTTtggataatattttgatttatcAAGGAATAATGTGCAGAAAGAGATAACTGAATATCTTTTTCTGCATCATGATTTTGGCAAAATTTTGCTATTGATGTGAGCAATATacacttatttttatttataggcACACTATTACATAATGTTAATCGACTAAAAGTCAGTTTACAAATATAACACACATAAATAgttgttattttttaatttttctttcacatGCTTcactaatatttatatcttcaCTTAGTAAGATACAATTTCTGTTGtgaaaataacataaaattgtTATGGGTATAAACTCACAGTTAGTGATAtctataatttctataaaatactgtaaatataaataaatttcaataagtACTTTAAATTGCTGTTAATAGAATGCATAATGACTAAATGgattgtaaaaatattgtcTGTAATATTCatcgaaaattaaaaataaattgggAATAAAGAACTAagcaataaagaaaaaaaacaataaaagaaCAATAAATGCTACACAATACATGACACTATGTGGTCTATCTATTGTAATTTAAAGGTATGCATTGTCTAAATACATTAATGTTAATTGTAACATAATGTGTTAATATGAGTATATGGATCTTAaagttatattgtatatttcgtacgaatgtaaaatattccatAAAATTGCCCAAAACatttaaacatattttatgtaaatactcaaacatatttacataaaattccttaaataataaatatatacttatataaaaattaaaatctgAATGACTTCTTTTAAATCTGAAGCTCATATTACATTAAAATGAATATTCTTTTGTAACGAAAATGCATACTTTGAAATTATAGTATCTCATTCAgtttttgaataattaatatttacaaataatgGTAGTAATTGCTTTCAATTTCTTACGTATTTTTAAAAGCTACTTGAAAggattattgaaatatttataagtttaaaaaatatggcAGTAATGGTCtatctattaaattttaagaaaaaataacgataagctgcaataatttatatctagaattataaatttcatcaCTCTATCCAAGTAATTCTATACTGTAGACTTGTTCTGCTTTTAAGAGTGAGTACatgaattgaattttatttgtcAAGAAAACCAATActaaattttttttagaatatcTAATTACTTTGCACATTTAACGGCTGATTATAcatttatgatt contains:
- the LOC126870644 gene encoding protein farnesyltransferase subunit beta, whose translation is MWNSKISERDEPHIRTYAEILKQKQDDEGYQTTSSIRQDRVENDILKLYKLSNEPVLARQKHIQFLKKSLFHLTEAYQCLDSSRPWLCYWSLHSLQILGERLEYDEYSKIIGFLAKCQSPEGGFGGGPGQHPHLASTYAAINALCTIGTPQAYQVIDRKGLKQFLASLHGEDGSFSLHKDGETDIRGIYCALSVAKLTNVYTPEIFKGSESWIAKCQTWEGGFGGSPGMEAHGGYGFCGGG
- the LOC126870619 gene encoding uncharacterized protein LOC126870619, translated to MYIITDTNFLSKNFVIHTFYDERTCFCWNQDKLIIFPYTNNEYVSVKVLTAPAPIKTIQCFTGRIFLICIPHGVYKLSRDREFAVLSKNAIGMGTVFHEVLIPRNEYLYLDNKREMTNKLLFKLSSQETNPSQLYVYSLNADGVVEYFMKTLTNNDSTVKNLCIIADGLKLLMLINENVKIMHSSIYSISNIIPVRKSSKIAALLLTTNTNIILMHSKDNVLVFETIYIKTQIQAICAGFSQSLEDILWIVYSHESKLHYVKKQLLIDNIYQVKVEDKSFVCLQSYDSNIILGLTEDNQLVEFPISTVERTLSTENNTFINLHSSMLDGVSLIMDKIYKGTQELQTLNEILTAEKDKLRRINLYAHKDKIQLCPKMMINYIANRIFLSANFHDVLPKNSWVVLNVKLGYQNLFCMKKIVGRETIADIYIPENSMADTSQIAIDLIAFRDKKYPWCLIRNYVISDYLERRKKKKRLNVDFINSKIAILKTCIQEGNINMKKLSEVKKSLRKELSDI